ATCAGAATCAATCCTGAGGGACAAGACTGGATGGCAGTCTTGTTCTTATGAACGGTTTGCAAAACGGGTCACGGCTCCGTTAAGCTGATGCAGACGATTTCGGCTGCCTTTTTGTTCACTCAGTTCAAACGATTGAGCCGGGCATCTCTTGGAAATGAAAGCTGTTAGGCCGATTTTCCGTAGTGGGTGGATGAAAAGACGCCGTTGTTTGTCCCTGCTGGTCGCTGCACCCGCCCTTGCCTCCGCCACAGAGCCAGCTCCCCTTTTCATCGAAGGTTACGCAGATCACCTGAGTGTCGCCCAGGGCGAGGAGATGGCCCTGCATGTCAACACCAGCGGGGCAAAATTTGATGTGGAAATCGCCCGACTGGGTGCCGAACGGGTGGTTGTTTGGAAAAAGGCCGGAGTGCTGGGTGTGAACCACCCGGTGCCGGAGGATGCCTCCTCCCAGGGCTGCCGCTGGCCTGAAAGCCTGCGAGTTCCCGTCGCGAAGGATTGGAAATCAGGTTATTACGAAGTCACCTTTCGCACGGCTGATGCTGGGGGTAAATGGACGCATCGCAGCCGACGAACAGCGGAAGGCAGCGCTTTTTTCATTGTTCGCGCAGCGCAGCCAGGCAGCCGCTCCAAGATCCTTATCCAACTGGCCACCAACACCTACAATGCGTATAACAACTGGGGCGGCTTCAGCGTGTATGCGTATAACAGTTTGTCCAACAACCAGGGGCACCGCGTCAGTTTTGAACGACCCCCGGCCTCCCAGTTCTCCCGCTGGGAACTGCCGTTTGTAAAATGGGCCGAGGCAAATGGTTACGAACTGGAATACGCGGCCAATTCCGATCTCGAATTCCATCCCGAAATGCTGGCCAGTTACAAGCTGGTGCTCAGCGTGGGGCATGATGAATATTGGTCCACCCCGATGCGGGACCATTTGGAAAGCTGGATCGGCAAGGGCGGAAACGTGGCCTTCTTCAGCGGCAATACCTGCTGCTGGCAGGTGCGCAGTGAGGATGAGGGGCGTGCCTTCACCTGCTGGAAGCAAAACTACCATCTCGATCCCATTTTCCAGACACGGGAGTTTCAGACGCTGAGCACGCTGTGGAGCCATCACCTGCTGCAACGACCGGAAAATGCCCTCACAGGAGTAGGGTTCCTCTGGGGTGGATATCGGCGCAGCCACGGCCAGTTCATGGAGGATCACGCTGCCTATCAGGTCCATCGCCCAGATCATTGGGCGCTGGCGGGAACGGGTCTGAAAACCGGAGCTCTGTTTGGCGACAAGGACACGGTGGTGGGTTATGAGTGCGATGGCTGTGAGCTGGAGTGGAAGGACGGGCTGCCATTTCCCACAGGCCGCGATGGCACGCCGAAATCTTTTGAGGTGCTGGCCACCTGCCCGGTGCGCTGGCATCCCGATGACGCGGAATGGTATGAACGCTGGGAAAAAGGCCGCACAGGGGCGGCCTGCATGGGCCTCTACACACGCGGGGGCACTGTTTTCACCGCAGGCACCACGGACTGGGCGCACGGTCTGCAAGGTGGCGATGCGGCTGTGCAAAAGATCACTCGCAATTTGTTAGACCGTTTGTCGGCATGATCGGGGATCATTTCCGCTGTCTGGGCCCTCCCTCCTCCCGCCTCTTATGATCAAAGTTCTCCTTTTCTGCGGTCTGCTGCTTCCCCTATCCCAGGCTGGGCTGACTCCCGAATCGGCGGCAAAAATCGCACCACTGCCCACCGCAGCCGAGCAGGGAGGTTTGCTTTTTGCGGATCTGAACGCGGACGGGCATGAGGACCTCCTCATTTCCAATCCGCAGAGTTATGGCGTCTATCTTTTCAACCCTGTGGCCAAGAAGAATGTCCAATGGGAAAAAGGTTGGACGCAGGTCCTGCGCGAAGGCCGCGCGGGTGATGCCTCCAGCCTGCCTCTGCTGGTAGATGTGAAGGGACAGGGGACCGGAGTGCAGTTTAAAGACGGGGCTCTTCGGGATGCCCAGGGCACCGTACTCATGCCGCTGGCCGAGCTGCTGCGCGTGCCGGGTCCTCTCCCCCTTTCGCCGGAGGAATCGCTCAAAGCTCTGCGGGTGAAACAGGGCTACGCTGCCAGTTTGGTGGCTCATGAGCCGCTGGTGCAGGACCCCGTCTTTGTGGACTGGGATGCGCAGGGGCGCATGTGGGTGGTTGAAATGGGCGACTACCCCTTTGCCCCGGGTGAAAAAACCACCGATGGCCGTGGCGGGCAGGAAAAAGTCACTCCCCTGCAAAATGGCCGCATCAAGATATTGGAGGACACGGATGCAGACGGTGTCTATGACCGCGCCACCCTCTTTCTGGAGGGACTGCGGCATCCTACCGGACTGGCTTTTTGGAAAGGGGGTATCTTCATTTCTGCCATTCCAGACATCCTCTATGCCGAGGATACCAATGGAGATGGCGTGTGCGACAAACGCGAGCCTTGGTTCACCGGCTTCACGGCAGGGAACCCCCAGCATCTTGTGAACGGCTTTGCCTGGGGGCTGGACGGTTGGTTTTATGGGGCCAATGGCGACAGCGGTGGCGACATCACCTGTCTGAAAACGGGGGCCAAGGTGAAACTTGGCACCCATGACTTCCGCTTTCATCCTGTCACCGGCGAGTTCCGGCTCGAAACCGGGCGCTCCCAGTACGGCAAGTGGCGGGACGACTACGGCAACTGGTTTGGTAACAACAACAGCATCCTCGGCTGGCACTACCATGTGCCCATGCAGTATCTAGA
The Prosthecobacter algae genome window above contains:
- a CDS encoding N,N-dimethylformamidase beta subunit family domain-containing protein; this translates as MKRRRCLSLLVAAPALASATEPAPLFIEGYADHLSVAQGEEMALHVNTSGAKFDVEIARLGAERVVVWKKAGVLGVNHPVPEDASSQGCRWPESLRVPVAKDWKSGYYEVTFRTADAGGKWTHRSRRTAEGSAFFIVRAAQPGSRSKILIQLATNTYNAYNNWGGFSVYAYNSLSNNQGHRVSFERPPASQFSRWELPFVKWAEANGYELEYAANSDLEFHPEMLASYKLVLSVGHDEYWSTPMRDHLESWIGKGGNVAFFSGNTCCWQVRSEDEGRAFTCWKQNYHLDPIFQTREFQTLSTLWSHHLLQRPENALTGVGFLWGGYRRSHGQFMEDHAAYQVHRPDHWALAGTGLKTGALFGDKDTVVGYECDGCELEWKDGLPFPTGRDGTPKSFEVLATCPVRWHPDDAEWYERWEKGRTGAACMGLYTRGGTVFTAGTTDWAHGLQGGDAAVQKITRNLLDRLSA